The Roseicyclus marinus genome has a segment encoding these proteins:
- a CDS encoding NADH-quinone oxidoreductase subunit J, whose product MTIADFTFYLFAAVMVIAGLLTVTARNPVHSVLWLILAFLSGAGLFVLVGAEFVAMLLIIVYVGAVAVLFLFVVMMLDIDFAELKAEMAKYMPLAGLIGVVLLMQLALAFGPWTFSDGIEGRLANPTPALEQAHNTQALGLILYDRYFLAFQVSGLILLVAMIGAIVLTLRHRADVKRQDIIAQMMRDPKKALELKDVKPGQGL is encoded by the coding sequence ATGACGATTGCGGATTTCACCTTTTACCTTTTCGCGGCGGTGATGGTCATCGCCGGCCTCTTGACCGTGACGGCGCGCAACCCCGTTCATTCGGTCCTGTGGCTGATCCTCGCCTTCCTGTCGGGGGCTGGGCTTTTCGTGCTGGTGGGCGCGGAATTCGTCGCGATGCTCTTGATCATCGTCTATGTCGGCGCGGTCGCGGTCCTGTTCTTGTTCGTGGTGATGATGCTCGACATCGATTTCGCCGAGCTCAAGGCCGAGATGGCGAAATACATGCCGCTTGCGGGCCTGATCGGCGTGGTTCTCTTGATGCAACTGGCGCTGGCCTTCGGGCCCTGGACCTTTTCCGACGGGATCGAGGGGCGGCTTGCCAACCCCACGCCCGCGCTGGAACAGGCGCATAACACGCAAGCCCTGGGCCTGATCCTTTATGACCGCTACTTCCTCGCCTTCCAGGTGTCGGGGCTGATCCTGCTGGTCGCCATGATCGGGGCCATCGTGCTGACCTTGCGCCACCGGGCTGATGTGAAGCGCCAGGACATCATCGCCCAGATGATGCGCGATCCGAAAAAGGCGCTGGAACTGAAAGACGTGAAACCGGGCCAGGGGCTTTGA
- the nuoF gene encoding NADH-quinone oxidoreductase subunit NuoF: protein MLQDKDRIFTNIYGMHDRSLAGAKVRGHWDGTKDLIGLGRDKIVEIMKASGLRGRGGAGFPTGLKWSFMPKESDGRPSYLVVNADESEPGTCKDREIMRNDPHTLIEGCLIASFAMGAHACYIYIRGEYIREREALQAAIDEAYEAGLLGKNAAKSGWDFDLYLHHGAGAYICGEETALLESLEGRKGMPRMKPPFPAGAGLYGCPTTVNNVESIAVVPTILRRGAEWFAGFGRPNNAGTKLFAISGHVNNPCVVEEAMSIPFDELIERHCGGIRGGWDNLKAVIPGGSSVPMLPAEVMREGAIMDFDWLREQRSGLGTAAVIVMDQSTDIIKAIWRLSKFYKHESCGQCTPCREGTGWMMRVMDRLVKGEAQVEEIDMLLDVTKQVEGHTICALGDAAAWPIQGLVCHFRHEIEDRIRVKRGGVVEIAAE, encoded by the coding sequence ATGCTTCAGGACAAGGACCGGATCTTCACCAATATCTATGGCATGCACGACCGCAGCCTTGCGGGCGCGAAAGTGCGCGGCCATTGGGATGGCACCAAGGACCTGATCGGCCTGGGTCGCGACAAGATCGTGGAGATCATGAAAGCCTCCGGCCTGCGCGGGCGGGGCGGCGCGGGGTTCCCGACCGGTCTCAAATGGTCTTTCATGCCCAAGGAATCGGATGGACGGCCCAGCTACCTGGTCGTTAACGCGGATGAAAGCGAACCGGGCACCTGCAAGGACCGGGAGATCATGCGCAACGATCCCCACACCCTGATCGAAGGCTGCCTGATCGCGTCGTTCGCGATGGGCGCGCATGCCTGCTACATCTATATCCGGGGCGAATACATCCGCGAGCGCGAGGCGCTGCAGGCCGCCATCGACGAAGCCTACGAGGCGGGTCTTCTGGGCAAGAACGCCGCCAAATCGGGCTGGGATTTCGACCTCTACCTGCATCACGGGGCAGGGGCCTATATCTGCGGCGAGGAAACCGCGCTCTTGGAATCGCTCGAAGGGCGCAAGGGCATGCCCCGGATGAAGCCGCCGTTTCCGGCGGGTGCGGGGCTTTATGGCTGTCCGACCACGGTCAACAACGTCGAATCGATTGCCGTCGTTCCCACCATCCTGCGCCGCGGCGCGGAATGGTTCGCAGGCTTTGGCCGCCCCAACAATGCGGGCACCAAGCTGTTCGCCATCTCGGGCCATGTGAACAACCCCTGCGTCGTCGAGGAAGCGATGAGCATCCCCTTTGACGAACTGATCGAGCGTCATTGCGGCGGCATTCGCGGCGGGTGGGACAATCTCAAGGCGGTGATCCCCGGCGGATCCTCCGTGCCGATGCTGCCGGCCGAGGTGATGCGCGAAGGCGCGATCATGGATTTCGACTGGCTGCGCGAACAGCGCTCGGGCCTTGGCACGGCGGCGGTGATCGTGATGGATCAGTCCACCGACATCATCAAGGCGATCTGGCGGCTGTCCAAGTTCTACAAGCACGAAAGCTGCGGCCAGTGCACGCCCTGCCGCGAGGGCACGGGCTGGATGATGCGTGTCATGGACCGTCTGGTGAAGGGCGAGGCGCAGGTCGAGGAAATCGACATGCTGCTCGACGTGACCAAGCAGGTCGAAGGGCATACGATCTGCGCGCTTGGCGATGCAGCGGCCTGGCCGATCCAGGGTCTTGTGTGCCATTTCCGTCACGAGATCGAGGATCGCATCCGCGTAAAGCGCGGCGGCGTGGTCGAGATCGCGGCGGAGTGA
- the nuoI gene encoding NADH-quinone oxidoreductase subunit NuoI, with amino-acid sequence MSQIDYTRAAKYFLLADIWAGFRLGMKYFFAPKVTINYPHEKGPLSPRFRGEHALRRYPNGEERCIACKLCEAICPAQAITIDAEPREDGSRRTTRYDIDMTKCIYCGFCQEACPVDAIVEGPNFEFATETREELYYDKAKLLENGERWEAAIARNLELDAPYR; translated from the coding sequence ATGAGCCAGATCGACTATACCCGCGCCGCCAAGTATTTTCTCCTGGCCGATATCTGGGCCGGGTTCCGTTTGGGGATGAAGTATTTCTTCGCCCCCAAGGTGACGATCAACTACCCCCACGAAAAGGGGCCGCTGTCGCCGCGCTTCCGGGGGGAACATGCGCTGCGCCGCTATCCCAACGGCGAGGAACGCTGCATCGCCTGCAAGCTGTGCGAGGCGATCTGCCCCGCGCAGGCGATCACCATCGATGCCGAACCCCGCGAAGACGGCTCGCGCCGCACCACGCGCTATGACATCGACATGACGAAATGCATCTATTGCGGCTTCTGCCAGGAAGCCTGTCCGGTGGATGCCATCGTCGAAGGGCCGAATTTCGAATTCGCCACCGAAACGCGCGAAGAGCTGTACTACGACAAGGCCAAGCTTCTGGAAAACGGCGAACGCTGGGAAGCGGCCATCGCGCGCAACCTCGAACTGGATGCGCCCTACCGATGA
- the nuoG gene encoding NADH-quinone oxidoreductase subunit NuoG has protein sequence MSDLRKIIIDGHEVEVDPAMTLIQACEVAGIEIPRFCYHERLSIAGNCRMCLVEVVGGPPKPAASCAMQVRDLRPGPEGQPPVVKTNSPMVKKAREGVMEFLLINHPLDCPICDQGGECDLQDQAMAYGVDFSRYREPKRAADNLDLGPLVKTEMTRCISCTRCVRFITEVAGVPEMGQTGRGEDSEITSYLGQTLESELQGNIVDLCPVGALTSKPYAFTARPWELTKTESIDVMDALGSNIRIDTKGREVMRILPRNHDGVNEEWLSDKSRYVWDGLRRQRLDRPYIREDGKLRAASWAEALDLAARKIKGAAKLAGLIGDLAPTEAAFSLKHLVEGMGGAVECRTDGAKLPAGNRAAYVGTAAIEDIDTAKAILLIGTNPRTEAPVLNARIRKAWTQGAKVSLIGQAVDLTYDYTHLGTDRAALSAQIGAKHDSAQGVDSLVILGQGALREADGAAVLAHAMQIAAESGSGLLILHTAAGRVGAMDVGAVTEGGLTAAVDGADVIYNLGADEVDIAPGAFVIYQGSHGDRGAHRADLILPGAAWTEEQGLFVNTEGRPQLALRAGFPPGEAKENWAILRALSAELGKTQGWNTLAELRRELVAAVPHLAMIDEVPENTGEALPLGPLGKADFVMAVADHFLTNPITRASSLMAELSARAKARAETRMAAE, from the coding sequence ATGAGCGACCTGCGCAAGATCATCATCGACGGCCACGAGGTCGAGGTGGATCCCGCCATGACCCTGATCCAGGCCTGTGAAGTGGCGGGGATCGAAATCCCGCGCTTTTGCTACCACGAACGCCTGTCCATCGCGGGCAATTGCCGGATGTGCCTGGTCGAGGTGGTGGGCGGCCCGCCAAAGCCTGCTGCGTCTTGCGCGATGCAGGTGCGCGACCTGCGCCCCGGACCCGAGGGCCAGCCGCCCGTGGTCAAGACCAACAGCCCGATGGTCAAGAAGGCCCGCGAAGGGGTGATGGAGTTTCTCCTGATCAACCATCCGCTGGATTGCCCGATCTGCGATCAGGGCGGCGAATGCGATCTGCAGGACCAGGCGATGGCCTATGGCGTGGATTTCTCACGCTACCGCGAACCCAAGCGCGCCGCCGACAACCTCGACCTTGGCCCCCTGGTCAAGACCGAGATGACGCGCTGTATTTCTTGCACGCGGTGCGTCCGCTTCATCACCGAGGTCGCGGGTGTGCCCGAAATGGGCCAGACCGGCCGGGGCGAGGACAGCGAGATCACCAGCTATCTCGGCCAGACGCTCGAATCCGAGCTGCAGGGCAATATCGTGGACCTGTGCCCGGTGGGTGCGCTGACGTCCAAACCCTACGCCTTCACCGCGCGGCCCTGGGAATTGACCAAGACCGAATCCATCGACGTGATGGATGCATTGGGGTCGAACATCCGCATCGACACCAAGGGGCGCGAAGTCATGCGCATCCTGCCGCGCAATCATGACGGCGTGAACGAGGAATGGCTGTCGGACAAGTCGCGCTATGTGTGGGACGGGCTCCGTCGCCAGCGGCTTGACCGCCCCTATATCCGCGAGGACGGCAAACTGCGCGCGGCCAGCTGGGCCGAGGCGCTGGATCTGGCCGCACGCAAGATCAAGGGCGCCGCCAAGCTTGCCGGGCTGATCGGCGATCTGGCCCCGACGGAAGCCGCGTTTTCCCTCAAGCATCTGGTCGAGGGCATGGGCGGCGCCGTGGAGTGCCGCACCGATGGGGCGAAACTGCCCGCAGGCAACCGCGCGGCCTATGTCGGCACCGCCGCGATCGAGGATATCGACACGGCAAAGGCGATCTTGCTGATCGGCACGAATCCCCGCACCGAGGCCCCCGTTCTGAATGCGCGCATCCGCAAGGCCTGGACGCAGGGGGCAAAGGTGTCGCTGATCGGGCAGGCGGTCGATCTGACCTATGATTACACGCATCTGGGCACCGACCGGGCAGCGCTGAGTGCACAGATCGGCGCGAAACACGATAGTGCCCAAGGCGTCGACAGCCTCGTGATCCTTGGCCAGGGTGCCTTGCGCGAGGCCGATGGGGCCGCCGTTCTGGCCCATGCGATGCAGATTGCCGCGGAATCGGGCTCGGGCCTGTTGATTCTGCACACTGCTGCGGGCCGCGTGGGCGCGATGGATGTGGGTGCCGTGACCGAGGGTGGTCTGACCGCCGCCGTCGACGGGGCCGATGTGATCTACAACCTTGGCGCGGACGAGGTGGACATCGCGCCGGGTGCTTTCGTGATCTACCAGGGCAGCCATGGCGACCGCGGCGCGCATCGTGCCGACCTGATCCTGCCGGGCGCTGCCTGGACGGAAGAGCAGGGCCTGTTCGTCAACACCGAGGGCCGTCCGCAACTGGCGCTCCGCGCCGGTTTCCCGCCGGGCGAGGCCAAGGAAAACTGGGCGATCCTGCGCGCGCTCTCTGCCGAACTGGGCAAGACGCAGGGCTGGAACACGCTGGCCGAGCTGCGGCGTGAATTGGTCGCAGCCGTGCCGCATCTGGCCATGATCGACGAGGTGCCGGAAAACACGGGCGAGGCGCTGCCGCTTGGCCCGCTTGGCAAGGCGGATTTCGTCATGGCCGTTGCGGATCACTTCCTGACCAATCCGATCACGCGGGCCTCGAGCCTGATGGCCGAACTGTCGGCGCGGGCCAAGGCGCGCGCCGAAACCAGGATGGCGGCGGAGTAA
- a CDS encoding NADH-quinone oxidoreductase subunit E: MLRRLHPDQPASFAFTPANQAWAEAQITKYPEGRQASAIIPLLWRAQEQEGWLTRPAIEHVADMLGLAHIRALEVATFYFMFQLQPVGSVAHLQICGTTSCMICGAEDLVAVCKEKIAPKAHQLSADGKFSWEEVECLGACANAPMAQIGKDYYEDLTAEKLAWIIDEMAAGRVPTPGPQNGRYASEPKGGLTSLKDHEAGRDPLNISARRATDIGDTIKRIDGTEVPMLAPWGKQSGGDVALAERPPAPAADRVPPKTAPKPAPKAKAKTKADETTAPAEVEEAAPEQLSGPRAGQAADDLKKISGVGPKLEALLNELGFWHYDQIAAWTPAEIAWVDARLKFKGRIERDGWIAQAATLAAAR, encoded by the coding sequence ATGCTCCGCCGTCTCCATCCCGACCAGCCCGCCAGCTTCGCCTTCACCCCCGCCAACCAGGCCTGGGCGGAGGCGCAGATCACGAAATACCCCGAGGGGCGGCAGGCCAGCGCCATCATCCCGCTTCTGTGGCGCGCCCAGGAGCAGGAGGGGTGGCTGACCCGTCCCGCCATCGAACATGTCGCCGACATGCTGGGACTTGCGCATATCCGCGCTTTGGAGGTCGCGACATTCTATTTCATGTTCCAGCTGCAACCGGTGGGCTCGGTCGCGCATCTGCAGATCTGCGGCACGACCTCGTGCATGATCTGCGGCGCCGAGGATCTCGTGGCCGTCTGCAAGGAAAAGATTGCGCCGAAAGCCCATCAACTCTCCGCCGACGGCAAGTTCAGCTGGGAAGAGGTGGAATGTCTCGGCGCCTGTGCCAATGCGCCCATGGCCCAGATCGGCAAGGATTACTACGAGGATCTGACCGCCGAGAAACTGGCCTGGATCATCGACGAGATGGCGGCGGGCCGCGTGCCGACGCCCGGGCCGCAGAACGGGCGCTATGCCTCCGAGCCCAAGGGCGGTCTGACCTCCCTCAAGGATCACGAGGCCGGACGCGACCCGCTCAACATCTCGGCGCGTCGCGCGACGGATATCGGCGACACGATCAAGCGGATCGACGGGACCGAGGTGCCGATGCTCGCCCCTTGGGGCAAGCAATCGGGTGGCGACGTGGCGCTGGCCGAACGGCCACCTGCGCCCGCGGCCGATCGCGTCCCGCCAAAGACAGCGCCCAAGCCCGCACCCAAGGCCAAGGCCAAGACCAAGGCCGATGAGACCACGGCCCCTGCCGAGGTCGAAGAGGCGGCTCCCGAACAGCTCTCCGGCCCCCGCGCCGGGCAAGCCGCCGATGATCTCAAGAAGATCTCGGGCGTCGGTCCCAAGCTCGAGGCCCTGCTGAACGAACTGGGTTTTTGGCATTACGACCAGATCGCGGCCTGGACCCCGGCGGAAATCGCCTGGGTCGATGCCCGGCTCAAGTTCAAGGGCCGTATCGAGCGTGATGGCTGGATCGCGCAAGCCGCAACGCTCGCCGCCGCGCGCTGA
- a CDS encoding DUF5337 domain-containing protein, whose translation MPTRPEDSATERRRRGQIRLAAIVMAATMVLWMGASFLGGQLGLPPRFAFLFDLAAIAALVWALIVTYWVWKARRAER comes from the coding sequence ATGCCAACCCGACCCGAAGACAGCGCGACCGAACGCCGCCGCCGTGGCCAGATCCGGCTGGCGGCCATCGTCATGGCGGCGACCATGGTGCTGTGGATGGGCGCAAGTTTCCTTGGTGGGCAGCTTGGCTTGCCGCCGCGCTTTGCCTTCCTGTTCGACCTTGCGGCGATTGCCGCACTGGTCTGGGCGCTGATTGTGACATATTGGGTGTGGAAAGCGCGCCGCGCAGAGCGCTGA
- a CDS encoding carboxymuconolactone decarboxylase family protein: MTDTPANPFEALMRQTQEMTETWVKSLNPALASFTPSTMDKMWPTVPAEMLEAFLGRQFNPGGLEAKTRLLLTLLGLTIQGAVAEAQIRLTVRHAIAAGATRQEVAETIGLAALFGGVPAMNKAMELATEALDTEGKA; this comes from the coding sequence ATGACTGACACCCCCGCAAACCCGTTCGAGGCGTTGATGCGCCAGACCCAGGAAATGACGGAAACCTGGGTCAAGTCGCTGAACCCGGCGCTGGCCAGCTTCACGCCCTCGACCATGGACAAGATGTGGCCGACCGTGCCTGCCGAGATGCTGGAGGCGTTTCTGGGCCGCCAGTTCAACCCCGGCGGGCTGGAGGCCAAGACGCGCCTGTTGCTGACGCTGCTGGGTCTGACGATCCAGGGCGCGGTGGCCGAGGCGCAGATCCGCCTGACCGTGCGCCACGCGATCGCGGCGGGCGCCACCCGGCAGGAAGTGGCCGAAACCATCGGTCTGGCCGCCCTTTTCGGCGGCGTGCCCGCGATGAACAAGGCAATGGAACTGGCGACCGAAGCCCTCGATACGGAAGGCAAGGCCTGA
- a CDS encoding NADH:ubiquinone oxidoreductase has protein sequence MKSTSGGILNFAIAWGVASAVGFGGMAALMILGDWTLIQAIFAAAVIFFVVGAVLSLMFLNPLPGPVKPGTAGWAGRDLTEAQPAAAAGAATPAPAKAAPVAAAPAASAPAAAAPAPAPAPVAASGAGTRPAALDAPRAGGADDLKRIKGIGPKLEKLCNSLGFYHFDQIANWTAEEVAWVDENLEGFKGRVTRDTWVEQAKLLAAGGDTEFSRKVDKGEVY, from the coding sequence ATGAAATCGACATCCGGCGGCATCCTGAATTTTGCGATCGCATGGGGCGTGGCCTCGGCGGTGGGCTTTGGCGGAATGGCCGCCTTGATGATCCTGGGCGATTGGACCCTCATCCAGGCGATCTTCGCGGCGGCGGTGATCTTTTTCGTCGTTGGTGCGGTTCTCTCACTGATGTTTCTCAACCCCCTGCCGGGTCCGGTCAAACCGGGCACGGCAGGTTGGGCCGGACGCGATCTGACGGAGGCCCAGCCTGCCGCAGCCGCGGGTGCGGCAACGCCAGCCCCTGCCAAGGCAGCCCCCGTGGCCGCCGCTCCGGCCGCGTCTGCGCCTGCAGCCGCCGCACCGGCACCGGCCCCCGCTCCGGTCGCAGCAAGTGGTGCCGGCACACGGCCCGCAGCGCTTGATGCGCCGCGCGCCGGGGGTGCCGATGACCTCAAGCGGATCAAGGGGATCGGCCCGAAGCTCGAAAAACTGTGCAACAGCCTTGGCTTCTACCATTTCGACCAGATCGCCAACTGGACCGCCGAAGAGGTCGCATGGGTCGACGAGAACCTCGAAGGGTTCAAGGGCCGCGTGACGCGCGACACCTGGGTCGAGCAGGCAAAGCTGCTGGCGGCGGGCGGTGATACGGAATTCTCGCGCAAAGTCGACAAAGGTGAGGTATACTGA
- the nuoK gene encoding NADH-quinone oxidoreductase subunit NuoK: MTIGLEHYLTVAAALFVIGIFGIFLNRKNVIVILMSIELMLLAVNINLVAFSAFLGDLTGQVFTLFVLTVAAAEAAIGLAILVCFFRNRGTIAVEDVSNMKG, from the coding sequence ATGACGATCGGACTTGAACACTACCTGACGGTGGCGGCGGCGCTTTTCGTCATCGGGATCTTCGGGATCTTTCTCAACCGCAAGAACGTCATCGTCATCTTGATGTCGATCGAATTGATGCTTCTGGCGGTCAACATCAACCTCGTCGCCTTTTCGGCCTTTCTGGGCGATCTGACGGGGCAGGTGTTCACGCTGTTCGTGCTGACCGTCGCCGCCGCCGAAGCGGCCATCGGTCTTGCCATCCTTGTCTGTTTCTTCCGCAACCGCGGCACGATCGCGGTCGAAGACGTATCGAACATGAAGGGCTGA
- the nuoH gene encoding NADH-quinone oxidoreductase subunit NuoH, with the protein MDGFFSTTLGLMTIMAAQSLLVLGFVMVSLLFLVYGDRKIWAAVMMRRGPNVVGIFGLLQTVADALKYVVKEVVIPAGADRPVFLLAPMTSFVLAVIAWAVIPFNDNWVLADINVAILYVFAMSSLEVYGVIMGGWASNSKYPFLGSLRSAAQMISYEVSIGLIIIGVVISTGSLNFGAIVAAQDGDWGLFSWYWLPHLPMVFLFFISALAETNRPPFDLPEAESELVAGYQVEYSSTPFLLFMAGEYIAIFLMCALITLLFFGGWLSPVPFLPDSPLWMVAKMAFFFFLFAMVKAIVPRYRYDQLMRLGWKVFLPFSLAWVVLVAFAAKFELFGGAYARWAIGG; encoded by the coding sequence ATGGACGGCTTTTTTTCGACCACGCTGGGCCTGATGACGATCATGGCGGCGCAAAGCCTGCTGGTGCTCGGCTTTGTCATGGTCAGTCTCTTGTTCCTCGTCTACGGCGACCGGAAGATCTGGGCGGCCGTGATGATGCGGCGCGGCCCGAACGTGGTGGGCATCTTCGGCCTGCTGCAGACGGTGGCCGACGCGCTGAAATACGTCGTCAAGGAAGTCGTGATCCCGGCAGGCGCGGATCGCCCCGTTTTCCTGCTTGCCCCGATGACCAGTTTCGTTCTGGCCGTGATCGCCTGGGCGGTCATTCCCTTCAATGACAACTGGGTTCTGGCCGATATCAACGTGGCCATCCTGTACGTTTTCGCCATGTCCTCGCTCGAGGTCTATGGCGTGATCATGGGCGGGTGGGCCTCGAACTCCAAATACCCGTTCCTCGGCTCGCTGCGCTCGGCGGCGCAGATGATCTCCTACGAGGTGTCCATCGGTCTCATCATCATCGGTGTCGTGATCTCGACCGGCTCGCTGAATTTCGGGGCGATCGTGGCGGCGCAGGACGGGGATTGGGGCCTGTTCAGCTGGTACTGGCTGCCGCATTTGCCGATGGTCTTCCTGTTCTTCATCTCGGCACTTGCCGAAACGAACCGCCCGCCCTTCGACCTGCCCGAGGCGGAATCGGAACTGGTGGCGGGCTACCAGGTGGAATATTCCTCCACGCCCTTCCTGCTCTTCATGGCGGGCGAATACATCGCCATCTTCCTGATGTGCGCGCTGATCACGCTCTTGTTCTTCGGCGGCTGGCTGTCGCCGGTGCCGTTCCTGCCGGACAGCCCGCTGTGGATGGTCGCCAAGATGGCGTTCTTCTTCTTCCTCTTCGCGATGGTGAAGGCCATCGTGCCGCGCTACCGCTACGACCAGCTGATGCGGCTGGGGTGGAAAGTCTTCCTGCCCTTCAGCCTTGCCTGGGTCGTTCTGGTGGCCTTTGCCGCGAAATTCGAACTGTTCGGCGGCGCCTATGCCCGCTGGGCGATCGGAGGGTGA
- a CDS encoding DUF5333 domain-containing protein, with translation MSLSILVIATGLLTAAGAARADRFDALRSDERLHNGLLVITIGRHIERTCPSIERRSFAASAFLLGLAGHAMDLGYSRDEVTAYVEDDDEQERFITLARAYFAQRGVTDDADTEGACRVGRDEIAAGSPIGRLLR, from the coding sequence ATGTCCCTTTCGATCCTCGTTATCGCGACCGGCCTGTTGACCGCAGCCGGAGCGGCGCGCGCCGACCGTTTCGACGCGCTGCGCAGTGACGAAAGGCTGCACAACGGGCTTTTGGTGATCACCATCGGGCGGCACATCGAACGGACCTGCCCGTCGATCGAACGGCGCAGCTTTGCGGCCAGCGCGTTCCTTCTGGGATTGGCCGGTCACGCGATGGACCTTGGCTACAGCCGGGACGAGGTGACGGCCTATGTCGAGGATGATGACGAACAGGAACGCTTCATCACCCTGGCCCGCGCCTATTTCGCACAGCGCGGTGTGACCGATGATGCCGATACCGAGGGCGCCTGTCGCGTTGGCCGCGACGAAATCGCCGCCGGTTCGCCCATTGGCAGATTGCTCCGGTAG